In Miscanthus floridulus cultivar M001 chromosome 8, ASM1932011v1, whole genome shotgun sequence, the sequence taccaccaggccatgccagaagggtgctttgtaacctttcagacatgtcagaacacgaatagtgttgtgggcgccgatatttgtcctacagtattgtaggcgctgacgtttgccatactagaagaacacgatggagcctaccatatgcatctgggcgtcaatagtattgtggacgccgacaaactatcttgtacccgacgacatgggcaacaagactaggaagcacacacacactctctttctctcataacttgtaaggccatccccttcacctataaaagggtatgcgctctctcctaaaggaGGACGGTCATTCTGACTCTCTTtctctgctaagctttagacattATGAGCACTCAAACAGTTccacggctctagaactctaaagctacacagagcatacgttccaatacttagcgcacgtaggagctctcgTCACTCTTAACCCTTCGGTATAGAGCCCGACTGGGCCTTTAAGACCACCTttttattcccactcgtttgtaacccccacaacaaacttcgaggacctgggctcaggaataaagtcatcaaccgactggaactggacatagggcacgtttcctgaaccagtataaaccctatgtcattgagtgctaggccacatccgatcacaacgtacgacaaaactataaatatttacttgttggtcacttttcgcaccgacaattATAAAACATGATATCATAGCCCCGTAAAGCATCGAATAATGTTCAAATGATTCACCTGATGGTCTTTACGATTGTTAGACACCGTATCCCGCTACACTAGCCTAAACACACATGCTTGCACGCAAGCCATTTGTTGCCTCCACCTCCCTACTCTTTCTAGACTGACCCACCCATCAACGAGCAGCATATGACATCTTGTCTCTTGTTCCACCTCGAGCAGCATGTGACATCTTGTCTCCTGCTCCACCTCCCATCACTCGTTGATGGCATTGAGCTCAAGCACACCATGCCTACATCATCATCGTTCAGTCCCTCCCACATCCTCCATCCAGTCATCCTTCAATTTTTTTAGGTAGACATAGGaggagaaaagagagagagagagagagagggcgagaATGTGGGAGGAGCCGGATCGCAAGGGCGCAAGCGTAGTGCATGTGCTCAATGTAGTTAAGGAGTGCATGAGGTGGAGTAGGAAACAAGGTGGTGCTCATTGGGCGGTAGCACAAGCCTAGAAAGAGTTCAAAGAGGAGACACCCGACGGGCCTGTGTGTAAGCATGTGTGCTTAGGCCAGTGTGGTGGGATACGGTGTCCAGATGACCCTACATGCCATCATTTGAACATTATTGGATGCTTTAAGGGCtataatatcatatttttatagTTGAGGGGTCATGCAGTCAACCCTTGATACGTTAGGGGTTATATAGACTTTTAATATGTCACGTTAGCAAAACCACTTTTAAAACCACCTCTGGGAGTTATTTAGACAGTTTTCAATAGTTTGAGGGGTATAATACCTGGTTTTATAAGTGGGGTGGGGGGGTTAAAGTAGACAACCACTAATAGTtgagggggttaagtagacttttctCCATAAAGATTTATCCGCACAAAACTTATTGTTCCTTTGTTTCACTATGCTAAAATATTTTGGAATATTGTTCGTATAGGTGATGTGGTTATCTCCGTCTACATCTATATCTCATATGCTAGGAAATTGACTAAGAGGCAAAGAGATGGAGGAAAGAACCAATTTTCTCGGGATCTCAGGTCTTATTATTTGCGCAATTTAATGTTTGCACAATAATCAGGTTTTTAAGGAAAAAACAATATCCTAGACGTATGCATATTAGCTGTGTTTAGGATGCTAAGATGGTCTGAAAGGCATCCGAAGTTTTAGAGGTTTTCGATTGGGATATCTTCGTGAAGTATGAATTAGCTGTACGTGGTTGCTAAGGCTGAGATTTTCCTTTTCTAAAGAAAAGACAAATTCCTGCATAGTTGCGTATGAACAATTAGTCTGATCGTCTGCACTTAGTACTGCAAGAGAATTCCATACAGCAATGCATCTATGAGGAGAGCACAGTTGCAGCTACAGCTGAAGTACCTTTGCCGATCAGGTCAAATGTTAACATTCTTAGCTGAACAGGATGATGTTTTCTCTAAAAATTGCGTTGAAAACATTCTTAACCAAAATGTACAATACTACCTTCGCCcacaaaaaaatacaattcttgtttttcgagaagtcaaacaatttaaatttaactaaagttatataaaaatactaatattcaTAATACGAAATAAATACCgctagattaattacgaaatatgtTTTTGTAGTAAACATTATTGGAGATAAAAATGTTAATACTCCCTCAGTTCATATATACCAGGCGTACATCGGTTTTTCAATTCGACCGGTTTCAAGAGTCAATTAATTGCTTGGAGTAAATATGAAACGTTGCATGCAGCCACTGGGATTGGAATAGCACTGCATGCATGGGTTATCAACGAGAGAAAAGAGGGCCAATTAATGTTGGGATGCATGCCATGCGGTGATTACTGGCCCTGTCTTGGTATCTGAAATGAAGGCCTTCACGCCCGGTAAatgggaacggagggagtactattcATTATAAATTTTATCAAACTTAAACAAGTTTGACAGGCACAACTCATGTTCTTTTATGGATGGACGGAGTACGTATATCATGGAACTACTTATAAAATATATATGTACATCAAGCGAAGAACTCTGCCACATCATCCAGCGACTTCAACGTCTTCTCGTAGAAGAGGTAGGACTCGTAGACCTTGGGAGTCCGCACGAAGCGATCGAACTGCACAACACACACGCAAAATGCAGGATGCGAAATTATTTGAGAAAATTTAGAAACCGCATTTAGTTTTCAGCATTTAACACTTATCACTTTATCAGAGGTGTACAGCTCAGACCTCAGAGGCACAGCACAAGCTGTAATGTGCGATTGTACCCACATAGACATACCTCCGTCATGTTGTCGACGAGCTCGTTAGCGACGCGGACGTAGTCAGCGCGTCGGCCGGCggggacgccggccatggcggtggtGAGGTCGAGGCCGAGGTACTTGGACTTGAGACGCACGTAGAAGAGCACGTACTTCCACGACATGGTCTCCAGCATGGGCCGCAGAGTGCGCATCCCCTCCGCGGTCTGCCGGATgcgcgcggccgcctcctccgcggtcaGCTCCGGCTCGAAGTACCGCTCCCGCACGTACGACCTGGTGCCCCACCGCGGCACGGTCCCGCCGGGCGTCGTCGTCGGCACCGCGGCCGCCTCCGCGGCCATCGCGGGCGGGGGCGGCGCGGGCCGGCGCGCGGacagcgccgccgtggccgccagcGCCGTGGACGCGGCCACCGCCAGCCGACGCGTGGTGGACTGCACCGGCGCCTGCAGCTGCCTGTCCGTGCCGCCTGCGGTGGCGTCGGGCGGCGGGGGCCGCCGGCGGCGCTGTGAGGGGGAGGATGAGCAGAGGATAaggtgcctggcgagcgtggccaTGGCGATTGGCGAAGGCGCGAAGCTGGGTGGAGTGTGGTGCAAGTGACAGTGCGAGTGGAGCACTGGGGCTGGCTGTAGGAGTCGGAGTGTCTAGCTAGGACAGTAGCCGGTAGGAGATCGTTTTTCTGAGGTTGGATGGAGGGAAGCCCGGCGCGTTGCAGATAATATTATCCGCATTGGGGCCCTTTCGGCCGTGAATGCGCGCGCTTTTCGTCCTTTGGGTTCTGAGGTTCCGAAATGGATAAGGTGATCTACTAGCTATTATGTGCTGTTTGGTTGACGTATTTGTAACGTGGTTCGATTACATGGGTAACAGGTGGCGTTAAATCATGTTTGGTTTATTTAAGACCAGCTGTAATCAGGGTCTTAAGCAGAGGCTCCATGCTCGGGCAACTGAAAAATCAAAAACCTTGATGATGAGCTTAAGCCAACGTGATTTGCTAGATTGACAGGCTCCATGCTCGTATTGATATCTATGAGTAATTTTGTTAAACTCTAGCTGCTGCACACAGCTGACCTTCGCATGGTTGCGGGCTTGCAGAAAATCGGTTGCTGCGATGGTTGCGACCGAAACCGGAGGTAGCAACTGGTGAGGATACTCTCTCCGATGGTTCCGGAGCAGATAACACTGATGGTTCGGACAGAAAAATGAAAGCTTATCTGTTTGCTTCTTATAAGCTTGTCCATCGGCTCCATTGTCCAGAAAATTCTGCTTGGGCTACTTGGGTCAGACAAAGGGTCAATTTGGCAACCATGACCCATGGTAGTGATCTGCAACTGCAAGGCTTTCACTGGGAACTGTTGAGATCAATCTTACCAGTGACGGACCCACAGGGTATGTAGGGTGAGCCACCGCATACCCTGGGGTCCACCAGTCATAGAGATAGATAGAAATTTTCAATAAAAAAAATCATCGAATTACATGAGAATTTTTTTTTGCTGCGCATACCCAgaggtaaaaacctaggtccgtcaCTGAATCTTACCACTTTATCAGGCCCTCACTACTGTATCCATTGGTAATGGTACCCTCACTACTGTATCCATTGGTAATGGTACCTCAACGTCATTCGGGAAACTGGATTCCTCAGGTATATATAATCTGCTCAAGGCCAGGGGGCAGGCTACTGATCCTTCTTCAGAGTTCATTTGGAAAAACGCTGCATCTCCGCGAGTACAATTTTTCATGTGGCTGCTGGCTAAAGGTAGAATTCAGTGTCGGGCTAATCTATTCAAAAAGAAAATCGTGGACAGTCTGATGTGAAATCCGTGGAGCAGATGAGGAGACCTCGACCCATATCATCTTTGAATGTACCCATGCCCTGGCATTCTGGAATAAGCTTGGTCTTCAGTTAACTGATGGAACGTCCGCGAGAGACATTCATCGAATGCCGCCTATCCAACAGGTTCCCAAAATGCAGTACGCCATGTTCTTCAGCTTAAGTTACTGGAATCTTTGGAAGAGAAGAAATGGAGTCTATCTTCCGTGGAGAACTCTTCTCTGCGGCACACTCTGGGTGCCTGTTCCTCGGAGGCCAGACTCTGGACAGGAGAGACGACgatgaggcggtggcggcggaggaggcggcggctgGTCCAGGTAGGGGCAAGGGCGAAGaatggccatggcggtggcgggagaggggaggggagaaGGAGGCCGTCACAGACACAGTAGGATTTGGCCGGAGCTCCGTGGCGGGGCGGTGGGCAGCGGCGGGGTCACGCCTCGCCCTTTGCACGACCGGTCGTGGGTTAACTGCGTCCGTGAGAATATAGAGGACCATGTTGGCAAAGTGAAACATTAAAGTTTTTCATTGGAAAATGATATTATCCGcgagtcaaaacatctcaagtttgattAAAATTCTAGAGAGAATTACAAAATTTATggcatcaaataggtatactatgaaaatataactagtgaagaatttaattatacttatttgatatcataaatattatatttattatataaatttggtcaaatttaagaTGCTTTAACTCtaaaaaaaattagaataacttataatttaagaCAGGGTAGTAGATATAGAAGACCACCTCGAAATCCTAAGTTAAGATGATGTCGCTGAGTGTTTTCACGTAGCTTATTTGCCGTTAATTTCTGAATTGAGAGGATCAGGACACCTGCAACACAAGCTGAAAATGTATTAGATCTGTGTCCCTTCATAGTGTAAAGCCAAAATGTCATATAATTTGAATTGGATGAATTATTTGGCATCACAGTCCCTTCATGGTGTAATTGGATTTTGATGTGTGTGGGCAATTGTTAAACtatggatttttttttatatttgcaAGTGATGTGTCCTGGTCACCTGGTAGGTCGAGTGACATTATCAGTGTACTCGCCCCCTCACACATGGTGTGCCCTGATGGCTCAATAAAAAAGGAAATAATGATTGAACATAGTTTAAATTAAGGTGACATCTGAGTGCGCTCTCCATTATTTAGTGCTGCCCGAAATTATTTGACTTATTATCAGCTCGAAATTATTGCAGACCGACAGGCTAAACATTATTGGACATATACAAATGTTTTGTCCTTTAGAGGACAATATCTTTTCTTCCACGTGAAATCCATTTCTTCCGCATTTTGTTCTTTTGCGGCAACGCATTTTGTTCCACGTGAAGATAACATCGACGACTGGGCTCCTGTAGGCTGGACTCGAACCGGCCGTGCCTTCGAGGATTTGAACCCGAAACTTACAACACTTCTCTAACCACTATATTACACATTAACATTTGTACGCTACTTTTTTTACCAACATTTTATTTATAATCTTATTTGGGATATTTTAACTTCTAAATAATTTTAGATGAAAAAATTAAGTACAAGTTTTAAATCTTGTGGAGCTTTACAATTTTGATAAAAGATGTGTCTCCATGCGAGATTGTTTAAAATTTTAAATCTCAAAATATGGGAATTTAAAATTTCTTTAAGACACAAAACAATAAAAAATTTATCATCAAAAAATTATTGATTGGGTTGGCCACTACAACTTAGGTGTTAACCATTTGAAAATTCAAGATGGttgaaaattttaattttaaatctCGAAATCTAAGAACTTAAAACACATATTGGGATTCTAAAGAATTTCAAATATAAAATGTTTCAACTACAAACTTCTACGTTGTATTGATAACTACAACTTTCATAAATACCACAACATCTGATGttctttgaaaattttaaatttaaaaatccgAGTACATAAAACAACATTTTAGGActcaaaacaatttcaaataacGAATttctcaactacaaagttgtcgaTCGCGTCGAGGGCTATAATTTTAATAAACAATTCATCTTCATCCAACTTCATATATAAAAAAGTTATAAATTATTTGTGGATACAACTATTTCTAGAGGTGGGCATCTTAAGATGATTGGCTATGTTCACGCCTCTTTTAATAGCATTGGAGCACTTCGCCCATGTCTCGATGTTATatttgttggcatagaaccattgtTTCGCCTTTCCTAATAATGAGAATGGAAAAAGGCGAAGAAGTATGATATCTTGAGCGACGTCCTTGATGTGAATGTGCTACAAATCtctagaaagtgttggagatgagcacttgCGTCTTCTTGTGCCTTTCCAGAAAATGGATTAtcttgcaccatattgatgagagATGGCTTAAGTTCGAATGAAGTATCTTCTCCAATTTAGAGCATCGGTCCAATGCGAATATTTGTGACACTCGGAGCAGAAAATTCACGGAGAGTCTTATCAGCCATGTCTTTAGAAATTGGTGTTGAACTGTCTTCTTAATTGATTTGATGATTTTGAATAGAATCAATGTTGCAATACCCGGTATAAgataaagaaaacaaaaaaaaagataagGGTAAGCCTGCCAGAGCAGTGGTGCTTAGTTATGATTTATCAACAAATAATATTTATCAATTCTTCCATTGCCTTTTATTCCTCCCTGGCAACGACaccagaaatgtttgttggtattttATAGTGTAAGTAAGAAGTTAAGAATTCTGCAAGCAcacaaatataccattgtagcatttcaccgggAGTAATCaatgtattgttatttatattttaccactcgGAGGAAGGATGGCACGGATGGTATtgataaatatttatttattataaaaTCATTAACTTAAACACGTACTCTTATAAGGGGTAAGTTTGAGATATTCAATGATATATAacaattgagagagagagagagagatactcATAAAATATTGTATAGTCAAACTAATAAAGATTCCTAAGTTATTTCTAATTACTAAGTCAAAATAATATACACATAATAATCAACTTCTTATTTATATATAAGGGACATCATTAAAGAGAGATATAATAATATAACTACTCAATTAATGACTACAGTCCTACTAAACCTACATGCTGAGCTTGGACTACAGAGAATCAATGAGAAAATGTCACACACATTGATCTACCCAGTCTCAGAATAAGTAGTATCTACAGGCAAAACTATGTCGCAGCATGCTTACACAGAGTTTGGCTACtcaactcactcgagtactgaatTGAGCGCTCTATGAACTCATATATAAACTCAAAGGTAACTAAAACTATACCATGTATGTACTTGAAATAAACTAAGAACGCAATAAAAAGAAAcacaatataaattaaaatcaaagaCATAATAAGAAATAAAGGATACATTAACTTTACCAAGTCTTCCAAAGACAAATCTGGAATCCCGAGCAATGACACTAATCTACTTGAATCTTACTTAGGCTAACTATACTAGAACTAATGATATCTGGAGCTCTACTCTCTTCTTCTGAATTGGATCTCTAAATAAATTAGGATGCCTTCCAGAAGGGGGTCTGAGGGTCCTTTCATAGGGAGGATGGAGTAGCGGGTAAGTAATCGCCACGTCATCGATCCTCACTAATTCTCACGACCACCATTATCAAACCGATTTTAATAAAGAGCGGAGATTAATCTTCAAAGTCGGTGGAGAAACCGCGGCGCCGATAGGTGGGTCCAGGGGGTCAACCGACCTacaagtggggtcggctgaccTCACCATGGCCCTCGTCCACATGTAACTTCGTCTCTGGCCCATGAAGAATGGTTTGGGGCCAGTAGAGTTGGTTTTGTCGCGATTGGATCTGATCCCTTGTAATAATATGGCCTGCTTTATCTTATTTTCTGAATAAATTCATCTGTAATTATaaaatcaccaaaactcgtggaaataGTTAATTTAAATCGctaacctatgttggtgattaatTTTGAGAACGAATTAAAGGtaaattgatggtttataatcatCAATATTAACCGTCAACAcatgcctaccaaaattcatgcacagTGGAATTGTAGTTTATGAGATATATGCATTGTGTTCGGCTCGGCTTGtctcagcttgtttcagcttattctctttcacagaacactattgaatcagccaaaaccagccgGAACAAACTAGTACACAGTAGTCTTGTGTACCAGCTGAACGGGCTGATGAACTGTTTGGTTGTTGTCATTCCTCTTGTTAGATCCATAGTTTGGTCGTTGTCATTCCTCTTGTTAGAAAGTTATGGTTGTAGTTGATGCCAAGTTTGTAACTTGATGAATATGTTGCTGCTGGTGTAATCCTCTAGATGCTCTAGCGAAGACTCCTTGTACCCATTGTTGATTATAGTGGAAGCTTAGAGTGGACCGGTTGGTCTCGTGAATTTTACTCCTCACCTTGAGGAGGTTTATCACGTAAATTGATGTGTCTACTGTGCATGCGATTGTTAATTCTGCTGTTTAGATATTCTTTTTATGATTTATCATAAAACGTGGGATTAATTGTGCATTTTTTGACCTTTTTTTATCCCAACAATAAGAACTTGGCTTTCTAGGGTCGTAAACGAAAGGCCAGCACTTTTCCTTTTCAAGTACACATGTCTAGTCCTTTAGATCGTCGGAATCTGATGACAGTACTTTACACTATCTTTTCTTCCACGTGAAATGCAATTTCTTCCACGTTTTGTTCTTTTGCGGCGACGCATTTTGTTCCCACTTCCACGGGTGAAGACGACACATGGATGGATGGGATCGCAATGGCCAGTACTCCTATAAGCTAGCCTCGTGCTTTGAACAGGTTGAGCACGTGGTTTGACTATATTATCATTTCTTGCTGCCGTGCGTCCTATTAAAAGGCAGAGACATCTCCGGTCCACTGCAAGTGCAAGTGCATGTGCCAACAGCAGTAGCTAGCACAGTCCATCGACCTCGAGGCTGGCAAGGCGGCAAGCAAAGGGATCACTCTAAGGTATCAAGCCATGGCGCCTCGCGGCCGGCTCCTCGACCTGGAGAGGCACGACGTGCTCTTCTTCTACGGCGACTACCACCAGAGCGACCGCGTCAGCGTGGCCACCTACGGGATCGTCTTCTGGCCCGTCTTCCTCGTGGCCGCTCTGCTCCTCCACCTGATCGCCCCGTTCCCGCACGCCGCTGCCGTCTGCGGGGCGCTCTGCGTCGCCTACTGCTTCCTCCTCTACCGCGCAGGCGCAGCGCAGGCGAGCAGCTCCAGCTCCTCGTGGCCTTCCACCGCCGCTGCCGTGCCGCCGGCAGAGCCCTGTCGCCCCACTACTCGGAGCAAGGTGGCAGGCTATATGATCGAGCAGAAGTCGCAATGATGCAAGTACTTGTAGCTGCCTTGAGACTCtggatatgcatgtgatatattCACTTCGAAATAGGGCCTCAGTTGACAAATCAGCCTGAATGTATGTAATCTGGATGACTGgattcgtttcaaaaaaaaagtataTGTAATCTGGCAACTCTTTTCAGGAATATGAATGGATTGCGCGGTTTTCTTTCAGTCTGTTGCCTGTTGTTCAGCTAATTACAGTGTCCATCACTAAAGAAAGTACCATTGGATCTGAATATACCACGGTGTGAAAAAAACGCTTCACATAGACTGCGGCGTGCGGCGTGCGGCCTACAGCTGCATTTGCACTATTTATATCTAATTAACGGTACGGTAGGTTGTAATCTTGTAGTTACG encodes:
- the LOC136474001 gene encoding uncharacterized protein yields the protein MAPRGRLLDLERHDVLFFYGDYHQSDRVSVATYGIVFWPVFLVAALLLHLIAPFPHAAAVCGALCVAYCFLLYRAGAAQASSSSSSWPSTAAAVPPAEPCRPTTRSKVAGYMIEQKSQ
- the LOC136474000 gene encoding photosynthetic NDH subunit of lumenal location 2, chloroplastic-like, producing the protein MATLARHLILCSSSPSQRRRRPPPPDATAGGTDRQLQAPVQSTTRRLAVAASTALAATAALSARRPAPPPPAMAAEAAAVPTTTPGGTVPRWGTRSYVRERYFEPELTAEEAAARIRQTAEGMRTLRPMLETMSWKYVLFYVRLKSKYLGLDLTTAMAGVPAGRRADYVRVANELVDNMTEFDRFVRTPKVYESYLFYEKTLKSLDDVAEFFA